The Streptococcus viridans genome includes a window with the following:
- the fabT gene encoding fatty acid biosynthesis transcriptional regulator FabT, which produces MNFQLVNDYLTSIFNNVLVIEETSLRSSRFNDVSIKEMHTIDVIGSTPNATPSDISRSLMVTLGTVTTSLNNLERKGYIERTRSEVDRRVVHLSLTKRGKLLYRLHQQFHKRMVNQIIDGMSPDERKVMQKGLQNLYRFLEELK; this is translated from the coding sequence TTGAATTTTCAACTAGTAAATGATTACCTTACATCCATTTTTAACAACGTTTTAGTCATCGAAGAAACTAGTTTACGTAGCAGTCGATTTAATGATGTTTCTATTAAGGAAATGCACACAATAGATGTCATCGGCTCAACACCAAACGCAACTCCAAGTGATATTTCGCGTTCGTTAATGGTTACGTTAGGTACAGTCACAACCAGTTTAAATAACCTTGAACGAAAAGGTTATATTGAACGAACCAGATCTGAAGTTGATCGTCGGGTTGTCCATTTGAGTTTGACCAAAAGAGGAAAACTCTTGTATCGGCTTCACCAACAATTTCACAAGCGGATGGTCAATCAAATTATCGATGGGATGTCTCCAGATGAACGGAAAGTGATGCAAAAAGGGTTGCAGAACCTTTATCGTTTCTTGGAGGAGTTGAAATAA
- a CDS encoding beta-ketoacyl-ACP synthase III, which produces MTFAKISQVAHYAPSQVISNQDLSERMDTSDEWIASRTGIRKRHISQSESTSDLATEVARRLLEKSGLQADQLDFIFVATISPDSMMPSTAARVQAKIGASKAFVFDLTAACSGFVFALATAEKFIRSGQYKRGIVIGSETLSKVIDWEDRTTAVLFGDGAGGVLLEASEQQTFLAESLFSDGSRGEVLQSSSVGLSSPYSDKEEDKKYLSMDGRAVFDFAIRDVAKSIKNTLADAPVPVEEIDFFLLHQANDRILDKMAKKIGVDREKLPANMMEYGNTSAASIPILLSECVDQGLIKLDGSQIILLSGFGGGLTWGSLLVTI; this is translated from the coding sequence ATGACTTTTGCAAAAATTAGTCAGGTAGCCCATTATGCGCCAAGCCAAGTGATTTCCAATCAGGATCTTTCTGAACGGATGGATACCAGTGATGAGTGGATTGCTAGTCGGACAGGAATTCGGAAGCGTCATATTTCTCAATCAGAATCAACCAGCGATTTAGCTACGGAAGTGGCTCGTCGCTTGCTTGAAAAAAGTGGTTTACAAGCGGATCAGTTGGATTTTATCTTTGTTGCTACGATTTCGCCCGATTCCATGATGCCATCTACAGCTGCTCGTGTTCAAGCTAAAATTGGTGCCTCAAAAGCCTTTGTTTTTGATTTGACCGCTGCTTGTAGTGGATTTGTATTTGCGCTTGCGACTGCTGAAAAGTTTATTCGCTCTGGCCAGTACAAACGAGGAATCGTTATCGGAAGTGAAACCTTATCGAAAGTGATCGATTGGGAAGATCGGACAACAGCAGTCTTATTTGGGGATGGTGCTGGCGGTGTTTTACTGGAAGCATCCGAGCAACAAACTTTTTTAGCAGAAAGTCTGTTTTCAGACGGTTCCCGTGGAGAAGTTCTTCAATCATCATCTGTTGGTTTATCTTCACCATATTCTGATAAGGAAGAAGATAAAAAATATTTGTCAATGGATGGGAGAGCAGTCTTTGATTTTGCCATTCGGGATGTGGCTAAGAGTATTAAAAATACGTTAGCAGATGCTCCAGTGCCTGTTGAAGAGATTGATTTTTTTCTTCTGCACCAAGCAAATGACCGTATCTTAGATAAAATGGCTAAGAAAATCGGGGTTGATCGGGAAAAACTTCCTGCAAATATGATGGAATATGGCAACACCAGTGCTGCAAGTATTCCAATTTTATTATCGGAGTGTGTCGACCAAGGACTAATCAAATTGGATGGAAGTCAAATAATTCTTCTGTCAGGATTTGGTGGAGGTTTGACATGGGGCTCACTTCTTGTTACAATCTAG
- a CDS encoding acyl carrier protein, whose translation MAVFEKVQEIIVEELGKEPSEVTLESTFEDLEADSLDLFQVISEIEDAFDIQIETEEGLSTVGDLVAYVEEKTK comes from the coding sequence ATGGCAGTATTTGAAAAAGTACAAGAAATTATCGTTGAAGAACTTGGTAAAGAACCATCAGAAGTAACTCTTGAGTCTACTTTTGAAGATCTTGAAGCTGATTCATTGGATTTGTTCCAAGTGATTTCAGAAATTGAAGATGCATTCGACATTCAAATTGAAACTGAAGAAGGATTGTCTACTGTAGGTGACCTTGTTGCTTACGTAGAAGAAAAAACTAAATAA
- the fabK gene encoding enoyl-[acyl-carrier-protein] reductase FabK, with protein MQTRITELLNIKYPIFQGGMAWVADGDLAGAVSNAGGLGIIGGGNAPKEVVKANIDRVKSITDKPFGVNIMLLSPFADDIVDLVIEEGVKVVTTGAGNPGKYMDRFHEAGITVIPVVPSVALAKRMEKLGADAVIAEGMEAGGHIGKLTTMTLVRQVVEAVSIPVIGAGGVADGAGAAAVFMLGADAVQVGTRFVVAKESNAHQNFKNKILKAKDIDTVVSASVVGHPVRAIKNKLASAYNQAEKDFLAGKKTQEEIEELGAGALRNAVVDGDVDNGSVMAGQIAGLVSKEETCAEILEDIYLGAAKVIQKEAARWADVKF; from the coding sequence ATGCAAACACGAATTACTGAATTATTAAACATTAAATATCCAATTTTCCAAGGTGGTATGGCTTGGGTAGCAGATGGAGATCTTGCTGGAGCTGTATCTAATGCGGGTGGTCTTGGGATCATCGGTGGAGGAAATGCACCTAAAGAAGTTGTCAAAGCGAATATTGATCGCGTCAAATCCATTACTGACAAACCTTTTGGAGTCAATATCATGCTCCTCTCTCCTTTTGCAGATGACATCGTTGACTTAGTTATCGAAGAAGGGGTTAAAGTGGTTACCACTGGTGCAGGGAATCCTGGGAAATACATGGATCGTTTCCATGAAGCAGGCATTACCGTTATTCCGGTTGTACCTTCAGTAGCTTTAGCAAAACGGATGGAAAAACTAGGTGCGGATGCTGTCATTGCTGAAGGAATGGAAGCAGGAGGTCATATTGGTAAATTGACGACCATGACCTTGGTTCGCCAAGTGGTCGAAGCTGTTTCTATTCCAGTTATCGGTGCTGGTGGTGTTGCAGATGGTGCAGGAGCGGCTGCAGTCTTCATGCTTGGAGCAGATGCTGTTCAAGTGGGAACACGATTTGTCGTTGCTAAAGAATCAAATGCTCACCAAAACTTTAAGAATAAAATCTTGAAAGCTAAGGACATTGATACAGTGGTGTCTGCGTCAGTTGTTGGCCACCCAGTTCGTGCGATTAAGAATAAATTGGCTTCTGCCTATAACCAAGCTGAAAAAGATTTCTTGGCAGGTAAGAAGACTCAAGAAGAAATTGAAGAATTAGGAGCAGGTGCTCTTCGCAATGCTGTTGTTGACGGAGACGTTGATAATGGATCTGTGATGGCAGGACAAATTGCAGGTCTCGTAAGTAAAGAAGAAACCTGTGCTGAAATCTTGGAAGATATCTATCTTGGAGCTGCTAAGGTCATTCAGAAAGAAGCAGCTCGCTGGGCAGATGTGAAATTCTAA
- the fabD gene encoding ACP S-malonyltransferase: protein MTKRAFLFAGQGAQKLGMASDLYATYPVVKETYDTASRILGYDLRELIDSDEEKLNQTRYTQPAILTTSVAIYRLLAENGITPDIVAGLSLGEYSALVAAGALSFEEAVALVAKRGEFMETAAPAGSGKMVAVMNTDPALIEEICQQASEKGVVTPANYNTPAQIVIGGEVEAVDYAVELLQEAGAKRLIPLNVSGPFHTALLASASEKLATELEKVTFKDFSLPLVGNTEAKIMKSDEIKALLARQVMEPVRFYDSIATIQEFGVDEVIEIGPGKVLTGFLKKIDKTLPTKNVEDQASLDALLNE from the coding sequence GTGACAAAACGTGCCTTCTTATTTGCTGGTCAAGGTGCCCAAAAATTGGGGATGGCTAGTGACTTGTATGCAACTTATCCCGTTGTCAAAGAAACATATGATACGGCTAGTCGTATTCTAGGTTATGATTTGCGTGAATTGATTGATTCTGACGAAGAAAAACTCAATCAAACACGCTATACTCAACCAGCTATTTTGACAACTTCTGTAGCTATTTATCGTCTATTGGCAGAAAATGGCATAACACCGGATATTGTGGCTGGTCTCTCCCTAGGAGAATATTCTGCTTTGGTTGCTGCAGGCGCTCTTTCCTTTGAAGAAGCGGTCGCCTTGGTAGCTAAGCGAGGGGAATTTATGGAAACAGCTGCGCCTGCTGGAAGCGGGAAAATGGTAGCTGTTATGAATACTGATCCTGCCTTGATTGAAGAAATCTGTCAACAGGCTTCTGAAAAGGGAGTTGTAACACCAGCTAACTACAATACTCCTGCCCAAATTGTGATCGGTGGAGAGGTTGAAGCTGTGGATTATGCAGTTGAACTCTTACAAGAAGCAGGGGCAAAACGGTTGATTCCTCTGAATGTCTCTGGTCCTTTCCATACGGCCTTACTTGCTTCTGCTAGTGAAAAACTAGCGACTGAACTTGAAAAAGTTACTTTTAAGGACTTTAGCTTGCCTTTGGTTGGGAATACAGAAGCAAAGATCATGAAATCAGACGAAATCAAAGCTTTATTAGCTCGCCAAGTGATGGAGCCCGTTCGTTTCTATGATTCGATTGCGACGATTCAAGAGTTTGGAGTAGATGAAGTGATTGAAATTGGTCCAGGTAAGGTCTTGACTGGTTTCTTGAAAAAGATTGATAAAACTCTTCCAACGAAAAATGTGGAGGATCAAGCCAGTCTTGATGCCCTACTGAACGAATAA
- the fabG gene encoding 3-oxoacyl-[acyl-carrier-protein] reductase produces the protein MELKNKNVFVTGSSRGIGLAIAHKFASKGANIVLNSRGELPAGLVDEFASYGVKVVGVTGDVSQAAEAKRMVAEAIEALGSVDILVNNAGITNDKLMLKLTEEDFEQVLKVNLTGAFNMTQSVLKPMTKAREGAIINMSSVVGLTGNVGQANYAASKAGLIGFSKSVAREVAGRNVRVNVIAPGFIESDMTEGLPEKIKEMSLAQIPMKRFGNTEEVADVAVFLATQEYLTGQVIAIDGGLTMQ, from the coding sequence ATGGAACTAAAGAATAAAAATGTATTTGTTACTGGCTCAAGTCGAGGCATTGGATTGGCTATTGCGCATAAATTTGCGTCAAAAGGTGCCAACATTGTCTTAAATAGTCGTGGAGAGCTCCCAGCAGGCCTAGTGGATGAATTTGCCTCATACGGTGTGAAGGTAGTTGGCGTTACTGGGGACGTATCCCAAGCTGCGGAAGCGAAACGAATGGTCGCGGAAGCGATTGAAGCACTTGGCTCAGTAGACATCCTTGTCAACAATGCTGGGATTACCAATGATAAGCTCATGTTGAAATTGACGGAAGAAGATTTCGAGCAAGTCTTGAAGGTGAATTTGACCGGTGCTTTTAATATGACACAATCAGTCTTAAAACCGATGACCAAAGCACGTGAAGGTGCTATCATTAACATGTCGAGTGTTGTCGGTCTGACAGGAAATGTTGGACAAGCCAACTATGCAGCCTCAAAAGCTGGTTTGATTGGTTTTTCTAAATCTGTAGCACGTGAAGTAGCTGGTAGAAATGTCCGTGTCAATGTCATTGCGCCGGGCTTCATTGAGTCTGATATGACAGAAGGACTTCCTGAAAAAATTAAAGAAATGTCTCTCGCTCAAATTCCAATGAAACGATTTGGAAATACAGAAGAAGTGGCAGATGTTGCAGTCTTTCTTGCGACTCAAGAATATCTAACAGGGCAAGTCATCGCAATTGATGGTGGCTTAACCATGCAATAA
- the fabF gene encoding beta-ketoacyl-ACP synthase II, which translates to MKLNRVVVTGYGLTSPIGNTPEEFWNSLKEGKIGIGPITKFDHSDFAVHNAAEIHDFPFDKYFIKKDTNRFDNYSLYALYAAQEAVNHAGLDVEAIDKDRFGVIVASGIGGIKEIEDQVIRLHEKGPKRVKPMTLPKALPNMASGNVAMRFGANGICKSINTACASSNDAIGDAFRAIKFGFQDLMLVGGSEASITPFAIAGFQALTALSTTEDPTRASIPFDKDRNGFVMGEGSGMLVLESLEHAEKRGATILAEVVGYGNTCDAYHMTSPHPEGQGAIKAMKLALDEAEIEPAQVDYVNAHGTSTPANEKGESGAIVSVFGTEVPVSSTKSFTGHLLGAAGAVEAIATIEAIRHQYVPKTAGTQELSDYIEANVIFGEGQERPISYAISNTFGFGGHNAVLAFKRWEG; encoded by the coding sequence ATGAAATTAAATCGTGTTGTTGTAACAGGCTATGGCTTGACATCTCCAATCGGAAACACTCCAGAAGAATTTTGGAATAGTTTAAAAGAAGGAAAGATTGGAATTGGTCCGATTACAAAATTTGACCACAGTGACTTTGCTGTTCATAATGCAGCTGAAATCCATGATTTCCCATTTGATAAGTACTTTATCAAGAAAGATACAAACCGCTTTGACAACTACTCTTTGTATGCCTTGTATGCCGCTCAAGAAGCTGTGAATCATGCAGGTTTAGATGTAGAAGCTATTGATAAAGATCGTTTTGGTGTCATTGTTGCTTCTGGTATTGGTGGTATCAAAGAAATCGAAGATCAAGTGATTCGTTTGCATGAAAAAGGACCAAAACGTGTCAAACCAATGACCCTTCCAAAAGCTTTGCCAAATATGGCATCTGGTAATGTTGCCATGCGTTTTGGAGCTAATGGAATTTGTAAATCGATCAATACTGCTTGTGCCTCTTCCAATGATGCGATTGGAGATGCTTTCCGCGCTATTAAGTTTGGTTTCCAAGATTTGATGTTGGTTGGTGGTTCAGAAGCTTCTATTACGCCATTTGCAATCGCCGGTTTCCAAGCCTTGACAGCTCTTTCAACAACAGAAGATCCAACTCGTGCTTCTATTCCATTTGATAAAGATCGGAATGGATTTGTAATGGGTGAAGGATCAGGAATGTTGGTACTTGAAAGTTTGGAACACGCTGAAAAACGTGGTGCAACCATTCTTGCTGAAGTCGTGGGCTACGGAAATACTTGTGATGCTTACCATATGACTTCTCCACATCCAGAAGGTCAAGGTGCTATTAAAGCAATGAAGTTGGCTTTGGATGAGGCAGAAATTGAACCAGCTCAAGTTGATTATGTCAACGCTCATGGTACCTCTACTCCAGCAAATGAAAAAGGAGAAAGTGGTGCAATCGTTTCTGTATTTGGTACAGAAGTTCCAGTATCTTCTACAAAATCATTTACAGGTCACCTCTTGGGAGCAGCAGGGGCAGTTGAAGCTATTGCGACGATTGAAGCAATTCGCCATCAATATGTTCCAAAAACTGCTGGAACACAAGAGTTATCAGATTATATTGAAGCCAATGTCATCTTTGGTGAAGGGCAAGAACGTCCGATTTCCTATGCTATTTCCAATACATTTGGATTTGGAGGACACAATGCTGTCTTAGCCTTTAAACGTTGGGAGGGATAA
- the accB gene encoding acetyl-CoA carboxylase biotin carboxyl carrier protein, protein MNIQEIKDLMSQFDQSSLREFSYQNATDVLSFSKNTGSVASPQPATPAPVVQEVAPAVESPVVLAEEPVAPSAPAPEASPAVAAEGEVVESPLVGVAYLASGPDKPAFVQVGDSVSKGQTLLIIEAMKVMNEVPAPRDGIVTEILVSNEEMVEFGKGLVRIK, encoded by the coding sequence GTGAATATTCAAGAGATTAAAGACCTAATGAGTCAATTTGACCAATCTAGTCTTCGTGAATTTAGCTATCAAAATGCAACTGATGTGCTATCATTTAGTAAAAATACTGGCAGTGTAGCTAGCCCACAACCTGCTACGCCAGCTCCTGTAGTTCAGGAAGTGGCACCTGCTGTTGAGAGCCCTGTTGTTCTTGCAGAAGAACCAGTTGCTCCTTCAGCACCAGCTCCTGAAGCAAGTCCAGCAGTAGCAGCAGAAGGGGAAGTGGTTGAAAGTCCTCTTGTTGGTGTAGCTTATTTAGCTTCAGGTCCAGATAAACCAGCTTTTGTTCAGGTTGGTGATAGCGTTTCAAAAGGCCAAACCCTATTGATTATTGAAGCGATGAAAGTTATGAACGAAGTTCCTGCACCAAGGGATGGAATTGTCACTGAAATCCTTGTTTCAAATGAAGAAATGGTTGAGTTTGGGAAAGGATTGGTACGGATTAAATGA
- the fabZ gene encoding 3-hydroxyacyl-ACP dehydratase FabZ yields MIDIQAIKEALPHRYPMLLVDRVLETSEDTIVAIKNVTINEPFFNGHFPSYPVMPGVLIMEALAQTAGVLELSKPENKGKLVFYAGMDKVKFKKQVVPGDQLVMTATFVKRRGSIAVVEAKAEVDGKLAASGTLTFAIGN; encoded by the coding sequence ATGATCGATATTCAAGCTATTAAAGAGGCTCTTCCGCATCGCTATCCGATGTTGTTGGTGGATCGCGTCCTTGAAACAAGTGAGGATACGATTGTAGCCATTAAGAATGTGACGATCAATGAGCCCTTCTTTAATGGGCACTTTCCAAGCTACCCAGTAATGCCAGGTGTCCTCATTATGGAAGCCTTGGCACAAACTGCCGGTGTCTTAGAATTATCCAAACCAGAAAATAAAGGGAAATTAGTCTTTTACGCTGGAATGGATAAGGTTAAATTTAAAAAACAAGTCGTTCCGGGAGATCAGCTCGTGATGACGGCTACCTTTGTCAAGCGTCGTGGTTCGATTGCGGTCGTGGAAGCAAAAGCGGAAGTCGATGGGAAATTAGCTGCTAGCGGGACCCTAACATTTGCAATTGGTAACTAG
- a CDS encoding acetyl-CoA carboxylase biotin carboxylase subunit — protein MFRKILIANRGEIAVRIIRAARELGIETVAVYSTADKEALHTLLADEAVCIGPAKSTESYLNMNAVLSAAVLTGSEAIHPGFGFLSENSKFATMCEEVGIKFIGPSGSVMDMMGDKINARAQMIKAGVPVIPGSDGEVHTAEEALEVADRIGYPVMLKASAGGGGKGIRKVERAEDLVPAFESASTEAKAAFGNGAMYLERVIYPARHIEVQILADQFGHVVHLGERDCSLQRNNQKVLEESPSVAIGKTIRDQIGSAAVRAAESVGYENAGTIEFLYDEGKGEFYFMEMNTRVQVEHPVTEFVTGIDIVKEQIKIAAGQELSVSQEDIQISGHAIECRINAENPAFNFAPSPGKITNLYLPSGGVGLRVDSAVYPGYTIPPYYDSMIAKIIVHGENRFDALMKMQRALYELEIDGVMTNSDFQLDLISDSNVIAGDYDTAFLMETFLPNYQKNQ, from the coding sequence ATGTTCCGAAAAATTTTAATCGCGAATCGTGGTGAAATTGCGGTCCGGATTATTCGAGCTGCTCGTGAATTAGGAATTGAAACAGTCGCTGTCTATTCAACGGCTGATAAAGAAGCCTTGCATACCTTACTAGCGGATGAAGCAGTTTGTATTGGGCCTGCCAAGTCAACCGAATCTTATTTGAACATGAATGCTGTTTTATCTGCAGCTGTCTTGACTGGATCAGAAGCGATTCACCCAGGATTTGGATTTTTGAGTGAAAATTCGAAGTTTGCCACCATGTGTGAAGAAGTAGGGATTAAGTTTATTGGACCATCAGGATCTGTTATGGATATGATGGGTGATAAAATTAATGCCCGAGCACAAATGATCAAAGCAGGCGTACCTGTGATTCCAGGATCAGATGGTGAAGTTCATACAGCTGAAGAAGCCTTGGAAGTTGCTGATCGGATTGGCTATCCTGTTATGCTGAAGGCGTCAGCTGGAGGTGGCGGTAAAGGTATCCGTAAAGTAGAACGGGCAGAGGACCTAGTTCCAGCTTTTGAATCTGCTTCGACAGAAGCTAAGGCGGCCTTTGGCAATGGAGCTATGTACCTTGAACGCGTCATCTACCCAGCTCGTCATATTGAGGTTCAAATTTTGGCTGACCAATTTGGACATGTGGTTCATTTGGGTGAACGGGATTGTTCCCTTCAAAGAAACAACCAAAAAGTCCTCGAAGAATCTCCATCCGTAGCAATCGGTAAGACAATTCGAGACCAAATCGGATCTGCAGCTGTCCGCGCGGCAGAATCTGTTGGCTATGAAAATGCTGGGACAATCGAGTTTCTTTACGATGAAGGTAAAGGCGAATTTTACTTCATGGAGATGAATACTCGGGTTCAAGTTGAGCATCCCGTAACAGAATTTGTCACTGGAATTGATATCGTGAAAGAGCAAATTAAAATTGCTGCTGGGCAAGAATTGTCTGTAAGCCAAGAAGATATTCAAATTTCTGGCCATGCGATTGAATGCCGGATCAATGCAGAAAATCCTGCCTTTAACTTTGCACCTAGCCCAGGAAAAATCACCAATCTCTATCTTCCAAGTGGAGGAGTCGGCTTGCGCGTGGATTCTGCTGTCTATCCTGGCTATACGATTCCACCTTACTACGATAGTATGATTGCCAAAATCATTGTCCATGGAGAGAATCGTTTTGATGCCTTGATGAAGATGCAACGCGCCCTCTATGAGTTGGAAATTGACGGTGTAATGACTAACAGTGATTTCCAATTGGATTTGATTTCAGATTCGAATGTGATTGCTGGTGATTACGATACCGCCTTTCTGATGGAGACATTTTTACCAAATTATCAGAAAAATCAATAA
- the accD gene encoding acetyl-CoA carboxylase, carboxyltransferase subunit beta, with amino-acid sequence MALFSKKDKYIRINPNRSAIEAPQPKPEVPDELFSQCPGCKHTIYQKDLGSERLCPKCGYTFRISAVERLQLTIDPGSFIELFTGIETKDPLKFPNYKKKLAAVRELTGLDEAVLTGTAKIGGHQVALGIMDSNFIMASMGSVVGEKITRLFELATEEKLPVVLFTASGGARMQEGIVSLMQMAKISAAVQRHSKAGLFYLTVLTDPTTGGVTASFAMEGDIIIAESQALVGFAGRRVIESTVREQLPDNFQKAEFLQEHGFVDVIVQRSEMRSTIADLLAFHGGK; translated from the coding sequence ATGGCTTTATTTTCTAAAAAAGATAAGTACATTCGAATTAATCCCAATCGGTCGGCCATTGAAGCACCTCAGCCGAAACCAGAGGTTCCAGATGAGTTGTTTTCTCAGTGTCCGGGCTGTAAACATACGATTTATCAAAAGGATCTAGGAAGTGAACGTCTGTGTCCTAAGTGTGGTTATACCTTCCGAATATCTGCGGTAGAGCGACTTCAATTGACAATTGATCCAGGAAGCTTTATTGAATTGTTTACGGGTATTGAGACCAAGGACCCGCTTAAGTTTCCAAACTACAAGAAGAAATTGGCGGCTGTTCGTGAATTGACAGGACTTGATGAAGCTGTGCTAACAGGAACTGCAAAGATCGGGGGCCATCAAGTGGCTCTCGGTATTATGGATTCTAATTTCATCATGGCTTCTATGGGCTCTGTGGTCGGTGAAAAGATTACGCGTCTATTTGAATTGGCGACAGAAGAAAAGCTCCCAGTTGTGCTCTTTACCGCTTCTGGTGGAGCTCGGATGCAAGAAGGAATCGTCAGTTTGATGCAGATGGCTAAAATCTCTGCAGCTGTTCAAAGACACTCAAAAGCAGGCTTATTTTATCTGACAGTTCTAACAGACCCAACAACAGGAGGGGTAACGGCGTCATTTGCAATGGAAGGAGATATTATCATTGCAGAGAGTCAAGCCCTTGTGGGATTTGCAGGTCGAAGAGTGATCGAGTCTACCGTACGGGAACAGTTGCCGGATAATTTCCAAAAGGCTGAATTTTTGCAGGAGCATGGCTTTGTGGATGTGATTGTCCAGCGTAGTGAAATGCGTTCAACAATCGCAGACTTGTTAGCCTTTCATGGAGGGAAGTAA
- a CDS encoding acetyl-CoA carboxylase carboxyl transferase subunit alpha, giving the protein MTRITQIIKEARDQGRLTALDYAHGIFDNFIELHGDRNFRDDGAVIGGIGWLGDQAVTVVGIQKGKNLQDNLSRNFGQPHPEGYRKALRLMKQAEKFGRPVVTFINTAGAYPGVGAEERGQGEAIARNLMEMSDLKVPIIAIIIGEGGSGGALALGVADKVWMLENSIYAVLSPEGFASILWKDGSRAMEAAELMKITSHELLNMDIVDKVIPEHGFSNGELLAQVKKEIQAELKELQALPLEELLEQRYQRFRKY; this is encoded by the coding sequence ATGACAAGAATAACACAAATTATTAAAGAAGCTCGTGACCAAGGACGTTTGACAGCTCTCGATTATGCTCATGGAATTTTTGATAACTTTATCGAATTGCATGGAGATCGAAATTTCCGAGATGACGGTGCAGTAATTGGCGGAATTGGCTGGTTAGGGGATCAAGCGGTAACGGTTGTGGGGATTCAAAAAGGAAAGAATCTTCAGGACAACCTCAGTCGAAACTTTGGCCAACCCCACCCAGAAGGCTATCGAAAAGCCTTGCGTTTGATGAAACAGGCGGAGAAATTTGGTCGTCCAGTAGTAACCTTCATCAACACTGCGGGTGCATATCCGGGTGTTGGTGCTGAAGAGCGGGGACAGGGTGAGGCTATTGCCCGCAACCTCATGGAAATGAGTGATTTAAAAGTTCCGATTATCGCGATTATCATCGGAGAAGGTGGCTCAGGTGGTGCCCTAGCTCTTGGTGTAGCAGATAAGGTCTGGATGCTGGAGAACTCCATCTATGCAGTCTTGAGTCCAGAAGGGTTTGCTTCTATTCTTTGGAAAGACGGAAGCCGTGCCATGGAAGCAGCTGAATTGATGAAGATTACTTCGCATGAGTTGTTGAATATGGACATTGTGGACAAGGTGATTCCGGAGCATGGTTTTTCCAATGGCGAATTACTAGCTCAAGTGAAGAAGGAAATCCAAGCAGAATTGAAGGAGCTACAAGCCTTGCCTCTCGAAGAACTTCTAGAGCAACGTTACCAACGTTTTCGTAAATATTAA